In Peptostreptococcus equinus, the DNA window CGTCTATTTTATCATCTAAATTTGCCTCTACACATATATCTAAAACTTCTTTTAAATCCTCTTTATTTAGGCAACCTTCTCTAGTAAACATCTTCATACCATTATATATATATGGCATGTGGCTCGCTGTAAACATGATTGCACCAGTAGCTTTATAGTCCTCTAATATCGTTGACATAAACATAGAAGGTGTAGTAGCAAGGCCACAATCTATCACATTTACTCCAACTTTTACAAGTTCCTGTGCACATATATTTCTAAATTTTGGTCCAGTAACTCTTGAATCCATCCCCAAGGCAATTGATATATAACTTGTTTTATTCTTATTCTTAAGCCATTTAGCAAATGATTTCGCAATCATACATACCTCAATCTCAGATAAGTTAATCTCTAAATCACTATTTTTGTCTTTATATGCTACTCCTCTAATATCGGTACCATTTTGTAGAGAGTATAATTCTTTCATATAGTCACCTTCTTATAATTATATTGTCAACGATGCTTTTTCTGCATCCTTAATAAATCCTTCTATTCCCTTATCTGTTAGCGGATGTTTAATCATTTGATTTATAACTTTATATGGAACAGTAGCTATATCTGCACCTAATTTAGCCGCTTCAATTACATGAAGAGGATTTCTAACACTTGCTACTATTACCTCTGTTGCTATATAGTTTACTTCAAATATCTGTGTAATTTCACTTATTAAATGAAGTCCATCAAATGATATATCATCTAATCTACCTACAAATGGACTAACATACGTAGCTCCTGCTCTAGCAGCTAGCAATGCTTGACTAGCTGAAAATATTAGAGTCACATTAGTTCTAATCCCTTCTTCTGTCAAAGCTTTTACTGCCTTTAAACCCTCAGCACACATAGGTATTTTAATAACTATATTTTCATGTATCTGTGCTAGTTTTTTACCTTCTTTTATCATAGATTTACTATCTAAACTTAATACTTCGGCGCTGATAGGACCATCTACTATTGAAGTTATCTCTTGTACAACCTCTGAAAAATCTCTTCCTTCCTTTGCTATTAGTGAAGGGTTTGTAGTAACACCACATATAACTCCTAATTCATTAGCTTCTTTGATTTCTTCAATATTAGCTGTGTCGATAAAAAATTTCATCCTTTTCCTCCATTATTTAAATCTTATAGTTTTATTTTCTAAGGATTCAATACAAGCAAGTGATTCAACCCTTATATCTTGTTCTTTTAATTTCATACTAGCATATTCGTATGACTTCTCTATTACTATACCCACACCAATTAGTTCTACCTGTGCTTCTTTGATTATATTCATCAAACCCATAACACTTGAGCCTTTGGCTAAAAAATCATCTATAATTATAACCTTATCACCCTTTTTAAGATATCTTTTTGATATCATTAAATCATAATCTTGATTTTTTGAAGAAGAATAAACTTTAGTATGATATAAAGCTTCATCCAAATTTCTTGATTTAGTCTTTTTTGCGAAAATTACTGGAATATTATCAAAATATTGAGCAGTTATAGTTGCTATAGCAATTCCTGATGATTCTATCGTGATAATTTTATCTACATTAATATCAGAAAATCTCTTTTTAAACTCTAGTCCAATTTGATTTAGTAGCCCAACATCAATTTGATGATTTAAAAAATTATCTACCTTTAAAATATTATTCTGATTTACTGTACCATCAATCAAAATTCTATTTTTTAATACTTCCATGTGATTTTTCCTTTCTTAATAATGTAGTATAATAACTATTATATATTATACTTTTTCTTTTTTCTACAATTTATCAATTAAATCTAGACAAATTATTGAATAAGTGATAGAATTTGCTATTATACTATTTATTAAATAATTAATAATTGTTTAAATATTTAGTTATATGAGGAAAAAATAAATTAATTATTAAAAAGGAGATGAAAAAATCAATGGCATACTATTTCGATACTCCATCTAGAACTTTCAGTGAGTATTTACTAGTTCCAGGCTATTCTTCTGCAGACTGTATACCTGCAAATGTAAGCCTAGAAACACCACTTGTAAAATTTAAAAAAGGTGAAGAACCTGAATTGAAAATGAACATACCACTAGTTTCCGCTGTTATGCAGGCCGTTTCTGATGATAAAATGGCTGTAGCATTATCAAAAGAAGGTGGTGTTTCTTTTATATTTGGTTCTCAGACAATAGAAAATCAAGCAGCTATGGTTGCAAGAGTAAAAGCACACAAGGCTGGTTTTGTAGTAAGTGATTCAAATCTTACACCAGAACATACTTTAAATGATATATTAGATTTAAAAGAAAAAACTGGTCATTCTACTGTTGCTATTACAGATAACGGAACTG includes these proteins:
- the fsa gene encoding fructose-6-phosphate aldolase, coding for MKFFIDTANIEEIKEANELGVICGVTTNPSLIAKEGRDFSEVVQEITSIVDGPISAEVLSLDSKSMIKEGKKLAQIHENIVIKIPMCAEGLKAVKALTEEGIRTNVTLIFSASQALLAARAGATYVSPFVGRLDDISFDGLHLISEITQIFEVNYIATEVIVASVRNPLHVIEAAKLGADIATVPYKVINQMIKHPLTDKGIEGFIKDAEKASLTI
- a CDS encoding xanthine phosphoribosyltransferase — protein: MEVLKNRILIDGTVNQNNILKVDNFLNHQIDVGLLNQIGLEFKKRFSDINVDKIITIESSGIAIATITAQYFDNIPVIFAKKTKSRNLDEALYHTKVYSSSKNQDYDLMISKRYLKKGDKVIIIDDFLAKGSSVMGLMNIIKEAQVELIGVGIVIEKSYEYASMKLKEQDIRVESLACIESLENKTIRFK